From Zea mays cultivar B73 chromosome 3, Zm-B73-REFERENCE-NAM-5.0, whole genome shotgun sequence:
TCCTACTATTGCACGTCGGCGGCTAATTGCAAAGGCCGTGGTACTTGTAGCAGTTATGTCAGCCTGGTTGGATGCATGGTTGAGGTACCGACTGCATGCTAGGAGGTCTATCACTTATGGCCCAATGCACCAAAGAGACCAAGAGAGACAAAACAACCTGAGATTTATTTATGAATCCACTGATGTTGAGTGTGTTGACTTACTTAGGATGAGAAGAGCCCCTTTTATGCAGTTGTGTGACCTTTTTCGCACTAGGCAACTATTGAGAGATAGTATTCATAGCTCAGTAGAGGAGCAGGTTGCCATGTTTTTACATGTGGTAGGTCATAACCAAAGGTTTAGAGTTGTACACATGACCTTTCGAAGGTCTATTGAGACCATCAGCAGATACTTCAGGGAAGTATTGTATGCTGTTGGTGAACTAAGAAATGAAATGATCTTGCCACCTTCAACTGCTACACCAACCAAAATTAGAGATAGCCACAGATGGTACCCCTATTTCAAGGTCAGCCATCCAAACACACCACTACTAATCCCTTCCTTTTCATGTGTAGGGTTTGTAGTAACAAATGTTTGCCCTAATGTGTAGGACTGTATTGGTGCCATTGATGGCACTCATGTGCTAGCAAGAGTTCCTAGAAATCAGAGAGCTGCCTTCCTTGGCAGGAAACACACCACAACACAGAACATCTTAGCTGCTGTAGACTTTGATCTAAGGTTTACATATGTTCTTGCTGGCTGGGAGGGATCAGCACATGATGCCCTTATCCTTGCTGGTGCCCTTGAGAGAGAAGATGGTCTAAAAGTGCCCCAAGGTAAAAAATTAGTATTGGTCTACACAATACACACTTCCCTTGGTATTCCCTAATATATGATCTATGATGTTAGGTAAATTTTACCTTGTGGATGCTGGTTATGCTGTCAGGCCTGGGTTTTTACCCCCTTACTGTGCCACACGGTACCACTTGAGTGAATATGGGGGGAGGAATCCACAGAACCCAAAAGAGCTCTTCAACCTTAGACATTCATCACTAAGGGTGACAATAGAGAGGGCCTTCGGTGCTTTGAAGAACAGATTCAAAATATTATACAACAAACCTTTCCATCCATACAAGACACAAGTAAAGCTAGTTCTAGCCTGTTGTATCCTCCACAACTGGATTCTTCGTCATGGGAATGATGAACATATTCCACTAGAAGACACATGGGCTGCAAATCAAGTTCATGAGGGAGCTCCCCTTGACCTTGTCATGGACAATGCTGCCTGGTCTGCTACCAGGGACAATTGGGCTCAACAGATGTGGCAAAATAGGGGATAGTGGTCATTATGTACTGTGCTAAGTTGCTCATAGATGATGAACATTGTCACTTTCTATAAGATCTAGTTCCATGCTGAGAACATTGTCTATTAGCAATGATGATTACTACTTTCCTACTTTACTATTTCTACTTTCCTATGCTGAGAACATTGTCTATGATCACTACTATTTCTACTTCTACTTTCCTATGCTGAGAATATCTATCTGTCTTCCCCCCTAATCTTTTACTTGTTCCAGCTATGGCTGACATGGTGTCTGGGGTTGGTAGCCAGGGGGCTAGGCCTGCTCTTAGGTGGAGTGCAGCAATGTCTGGGTTTGTTCTACGCCGTTTTGTTGACTTGATAGGTACTGGGGTTAGGACTGACAAGGGTTTTAAGGAAATCCACCTTAACTCTGTTGCTAAAAATGTCTCTGAGTTCTGTGGCCAAGAAGTAACAGGCCAGCAAGTGTACAATCACCTTCGTAAGTGGAGGTCTAGGTGGGTCAAAGTTTGCAAACTAAAGGACATTAGTGGCGCTCTTTGGGATGAGGATACCTTTGTCATAAGCTTAGAAGAGGGTCATTATGCTGCTTACATCAAGGTTAGGACCAACACCTTCCATTTCTCTAATTTGGTCTAACTTGAAATTGCTAACTTGAGTTGCTAACTCAATAGGATCACCCAAAAGATGCTGATTACCTCAATAGGCCCATAGAGAACTATATGGCTATGCAAATCATTTTTGGAAGTGGGGTTGCCACTGGTAGGTTTGCAATGGGTTCAAATGAGCCTTTGGGCAAGCCAAGTGACATTGTTGACATCTTAGATGATGGCATTGAAGTGACCTCAGAGTTTGTTGATGCTTCCAATCTAACTGGCAAGGGAAAGACTGTTGATAAGGGTACCCCTGGTGACTCCATTGATACCAAGCCTATGTCCAACTTAGGGAAGAGGAAGAGGTACATGACTGATGAAGATgttgctgtgttcaatgggatgaaAGAGGCTGTATCTGATGTTGCTGCTGCTGTCCGTGAAAGCATCCATGCTGAAGCAGCACCTGGGATCTACAATGCTGTAATCAACTGTCCTGGGTTCTCTAGGGAGGCTCTCATGTATGCCCTAAACCACATGATGGAGCACAAGGCCACCTCCCTGGTGTTCCTGGACATGACTCCTGATGATCGTGACCTATGGCTCAAGACTTTCCTAGCCAAGCACTACCACAACTGATCTAATCTGTCTATCCTATTCCTATATAATGCTTAAGAACAGATATGCTACACTTGCTCGGATCTGTATGTCCTTTTATGCTGTTTAAGAACAAATAATGATGTTTCTATCTGTTTAAGAACAGATATGCTTAAGAACAGATATGCTACATTTTCATAGAATAATGATGTTTCCCTGAGTTCTATGGATTAACTTGAGTTCTATGGATTTCCTTATTTGAGAACAGATATGCTACACTTGAATAGAACAATGATGTTTTTCTGAGTTAGATTAACCTGAGTTCTATGCATTTCCTTATTTGAGAAGAGATATGCTACACTTGTATAGAACAATGATGTTTCTTGAGTTCTATGCATTTCCCTGTTGGCTTGTTTATTGGTCTATTTGTAGACCTGTTTGCTGGCCTGTTTGCTGGTTAAGAAATGATATCTATTGATGATTAAGAACTGATATTATACTCTTGTTCTTACAATAATTGACGAGTTTTGGTATGTGCCTATGATGCTAACCTTGTATGCAAAAAAAGTGGTCAATGAAAGCTGAGGCTAATCTTGTTTGATAATTATACTCTTGTTCTTACAATAATCTGTTCTAGCTGTTAGTAGTTTCATAGTAGCTGTTAGTAGCTGTTAGTAGCTGTTAGTAGTTGTTAGTAGCTGTTAGTAGCTGTTAGTAGCTTGATAAGCTGATAATTTGGTTAAAGGACATTAGTAGCTTCATAGTATCTTGATAATCTGATAATCTGTTCAGCTGTTAGTAGCTTCATAGTAGTTGTTAGTAGTTGTTAGTAGCTTCATAGTAGCTGTTAGTAGCTGTTAGTAGCTTCATAGTAGTTCTTAGTAGCTGTTAGTAGCTTGATAAGCTGATAATTTGGTTAAAGGACATTAGTAGCTTGTTTAGATGCATCTGATGGGCCATGCAAAAATAAAATGAGTGTAGCTTCATAGTCCATCGGTTAGTAGCTTGATAATCTGATAATCTGTTCTAGCTGTTAGTAGCTTCATAGTAGTTGTTAGTAGCTGTTAGTAGCTTCATAGTAGCTGTTAGTAGTTGTTAGTAGCTTGATTTGTATGCTGTATAAATCTGATTGCTCAAACTCTCCATACGTGTAAAAACCTCAATAGTTGCCAGTAGATGTTACTAGCATGATTTTTCATGCTGTCAGTAGCCTATGATTTTTCATAGTAGCTGTTAGTAGTTGTTAGTAGATGAGGTTTTTCATGCTGTCAGTAGATGCGTAATTGTCAGTTTAATCATGTCGAATTTTTGTGTAAATCCCAGCTCATGTAATTTTTGTGTAATTCCCAGCTCATGTAATTTTTATGTAATTTCCAGCTCATGTTTGGCCTTTGTGTAACAGTTACACAGCTCCTCTCTGATCTTGTGTAACGGTTTTGTCTTTGGCAAGCCAAACAGGAGCTGTGTCTGTGCAACTTATAAATACGTTAAACCAAACATAGGTCATGTTGATCCTAGCTAATTGGGACCAAACAACCAAACACGTATTGCAATTGTTGGTTGCATCAGCCTGTACAGGTCATGCTCAACCTGCATCTAGACTTCAACCGAGCTCTACTCATCCTAACAACCAAACAGGCGGCATATGTACCTCTCAATGCAATGCAAGGACATCCATCTCCGTTGGATCAATTAATcttacggggcgtttggatcccttcattttaaaggaattggaattcactcaataaagtaacttatttagtttggaatttggtattccaccactttccaaagttcagatataaggttATCTCGAATTCATAGGGTGGAGGatagaaaatgattttatgcatgattagaatttgtttctaatctgtaacttacatgacactcttcgttctactcctctataataaaaatgtagcacataaatatctaggacatcttgctaataatagtatgcaaatatattttgtataaaagtgaattagcttaattgatatatgcctaaattactattattagaatggaattcaattccagtgatccaaacggggcgttatTTTAATCACCGAAAATGACCGGCGGCATGCAGCAGCACTAATCAGCCGCCCATCGTCTGAATCCCCCACCGTGCAAGCATGAGATGAGAACACGACGAGATAGAGACGAATCTGGCAGGAGGCGAGCCCATTGGCCAGGAAGCAAAGGCAAGGCGTTGTAGGGCCGCGGCGCTGCGTGGCCTCACCGTCCGCCCCACTAATTCCAGCGCCCATAGGCCGGCCTCgcccccacccccaccccacTCCGCCGTGCGGGGGGGCTTAAAAGCCCTCAGGCTTTTCGGCAGCACActcatcatcagacgacgcccaaGTACGTACAACCATCTGATCGCATTATtgacgcccgagcccgagccccactTCGGGTCCGGGGACGTACGAAGCGGTCTTCTGATTCGCTCCTCCTCTCCCAGCTACGACGTACTACCTACGAGCGAGCCCGGGACGGACGAAGCGAACGAAACCAACCAAGGAAAGAACATTCCCATGCCCACTCGCTCACATATTTTACGAGCCCGGTGCGGGCTTTCCACGTTGGGCGCGCACCGGCACCGGGCTAGCTAGCTTTCCAGTCCTTGATAGCTCGTGCTGCCCGGCCCGGCCTCGGGTCCCCCACCCACCCACCCACCGGCCACCGGGCCTGCTGCCAGTGCCAGCCGCAAGCGAAGCGAGCGCCCTCCTCTCGCtcgccggcgccggcgcggcACGTGTGCGGAGGGGCATCACCGCCCTGTCTCTTGTGCATTggctggcccggcccggccgcctTTTTTGTGCGGCGCGCGGCCGGGCATCTGGCTCTGCCGTCGTAAAAGCCGCGCGGCCTGCCTCCTCCCGTAGTATGGCCCCCGCAACGCAAGCTCCAAGCTGCTACCGCTTGTACTGTACGTGCTACGTGGTGCAAGGGCGCGAGATTCGTTCGCTGGTACTGGTAGGAGGAGCACGTATATACGCACCAGCGGCCGACCGTGCCGGTGCTCAGCTAGTCAGCTCAGCGCGAGAGTGCCACCACTCCCTTCGCCTCTCCGGCCGGCCGGACGGCTGGCGGCGGAACTgaacggcgacggcgacggccacGTCGCGTCCTGTGTCCGCGCCGCGCGCGCCTGTGAGAGACCACGCAGGTTCCGGATTCCTGCGCGCCTCAGCGCGCGCGACAGCCACCGCCACCAGCTGTCTCCGACGGGTACGGCTCCACGTAGGGCGCCGGCGCGGAATAATTAATCTATCTCGCGCTCGCGCCACCAAAAAGGTTCCTCGGCCGGTGCCAGAGTGACAGCCGGGGCGGCATCGACCGGGCGATGCGTGCCGCCCCTCTTCCGCTGCCTGCTGCTGGCCATGAACGATGTGTGCAATGCAACGGCGCCGGGGTAGACGCTACACGCTAGTACGGAGTACTTGTTCGTCCGATGTGAGCGGGCGCGGCTTTCCCAGGTCAGGTCACCAATATTGCAGGTGTGATTCGAGGCGCGCGTGGCGGTACCGGTGGGGGTATAGCCACGGTCCGACCGCACAGGTTTCTCTTGTCGGGCAAAATTCTCGTCTCGCCTGACAAGACTGCCAGATACCGCACCAGGGCTAGGGGTGCATGATGGACATCAGGACATGGACGCATAATAGAGGATTCGAGGGGAAAGGAAACATGAACTACAGACGGAATAATAGCACCTGTTTGTTGCTCAAACGTGCGTGCTTCGACATGAAATATCTATTTATATAATGCAATAATTTCTCTAATGCAATAATTTCTCTGATGCAATAATTTCTCTGTATTGTTATTTTTCTCGTACACCTCGCCCTACATTATACATGTCGTCGAGCTTATATTATGATTGTTTTGACTCCACATTCACACCCACATAACGAATAGAATACAAATGTTGTGACTTACATGACACATCGATGCTAGCCCACACATCATGGTGACTGCTGATATGGTGGCGCATGTCGTTGTCGGGGTGAGCCGGCGGGAGGAGGTGGTTTGCCGCTTGAGTGAGGATCCGCCGGTAGCACTTGTTGTCAGGAGTGTCAGGTAGATCGTTCACCATATTTGCTAGCATACCCTCAGGTAGATCGTTCACCATATTTGCTAGCATACCCCTTACGTGACTTGGGGTTTGCGTGGTCTGGGCGAACTCGGGTTGCAAGTCGCAAGGGAGGAGTTGATGCTCATGAGGGGTCCATGCGTTATGCTAGGCTGCCTCGCATTCACGCTCCTGGGCGAGGCGGTGGTTCCGACATTGAGAGTTCCTTTGTAAATGAAAACCCTGCTCATCGGGAGTCTTCCCCACCTCAAACATCCCATCCCTGGAAACAGATCGGGTTGGATCTCATTCCCCGGTGACATGGCGACGTTGGATGTTGCGGTGGCGATTCCGGCGGCGGCGCACCTCTCGCTGCGAGGGCTCCTTCCCTTTTACCAATGGCTCGTCATCGAAGATTATGTCGACCTCCATCGTCATGTTGATGCAAAGTACATCAGGGTAGTAGAGCTGAAATATTGGTGTCGCGGGCGTGACAGCCGCTCCCTGGGGCCTGGTGATCGCGATTGCCACCCCTCCGACCCTAGGAGCGACTGGGACCTTAGTCCCACCTTTTTTCCGGTTGATCCAGGTCCACATCTGCATCGGTGATGTGGATAATGGGGTCTGTCGTGTTGGGACCATCGCAACGGTCGAACGTGACAAAGGTGTTGGGAGGACCACGCGCTTCGTCGTCATAGAGGCAGCCCGACGGGGCGCGCGGTTGAGTTAGGGCCCATGGATACGAGAACACGTCAGCGAGGGTTGAGCCATGATCACCTAGGGTTTGACCACGACCGTCACCGAGGATGTCTCAGGTCTCGGCGAGGGTCCTTTCTTCATGAGGTCGGTGGTGCGAGATCCTAGGGCGCTCTTCCCTGTGTCCAACACAAGATGCAGGGCGCCCCTTTGGTCGATGATGCAGGAGAGGTATCTAAAATGGAAAACCTCTCTTGCGATGAAATTGAAGACGATGTTGAAAATGACATCCATGGAGTTGTCAGGAATCGATGTCGCACCCCCTACCTAGCACGCCAGTTGTCGGTGTTTGGTACCGACGGCGCACTACGGGGCATACCATGTAGTGCTTTTGAGAGGACGCTAGCGTCAATCATAACTCGATGGTTCATGTGAGGCACGACAAAAAACGACGAATTATACAGGTTTGGGCCACcgcgaggcgtaataccctacatcaTGTGAGTTTTTGGAGGTTGTATTGCTCTGGATTTGAGGGTTTACAAGAGATTTCTAAAGATGGGAGATGAAGGTGGACTAGCAATCTAGCGGGGTCTAACCTTTTTCGTAGGGGCTCTCCCTCAGCCTTATATAGCCAATTGAGGTTATCTTCCTTGTATAGATCGGAGCGTTCATGCGAGTATTTCTCACTCCCTGCTACAATCCCACTGGAACCTTCGGTGTCACATTGGTTCTCCTCACAAAACTCGCGCCCACCTTGCATGTGTAGGCCGAGTCATGCGTCATTTAGTTGTCCTTATTGCTCATGTGTGGAAGTTTAAGGCGACTTCAGTTACCTCCTGTCAAGGCCCACGATGCATCCCATGGATGTCCCATTAGGGGCCTTTCACGCGGCCCATGAAGCGAGTCTGTGTCCTGATGACCCAGGGAATATCCATCACCCACAATATGTGCATTATTCACTCTACTTTATTGGGTGGAAATAAAAAATCTTAGTAAAATGTAGTTCCAGTTCTTAAACTTGTCTCGTATCAATCTGGTCCATTTAAGTATGCCTCTTAAGGGCTTAATCATTGTTCTAGTTCATATTACATCCTAACGGGTAAATAGACTATCGAGTCAACTTGGTGAACGCTACTCTCGGTCTCGTCTTTCGGCCCTGCCATTTCCTGTTTCCTAACCAAAATGCATCCGCGACCTGACGTCAACGATTCACAACATAGGTAGAACGAAGCAGAGCTGGCATGGCGGTTGCGCTGTCGCACCCATTCATCTACATTGACGCGGTGGATCTCCACTCGCTGCTCACTTTTACGTCCTTGATCCCACTCCACTATGTGGGCCTTCGTTGCTCCTCTTTATCTTGCTCTCTGCTAACCTCACGCATCGCCGCCACGTGCCAATGCTATCCTCGTGGCGAGCTCATTGCCCACCCGCCTTTGTCCACCATCATCGCCTTGGGCCCTTGCCCGAACTCTACGGTTACCTCCTCTACCTCCATGACCCCTTCCCACACCTCCTTGACCATCGAATAGCTACATTGCCTCACCGAAGCCACCAGTAGCCTTCCCACCCTTGGTGCGCATGCAATGCCCCCTTAATCACACCATCTCTACCTCAGAGAACCCGACTATGAGCCTCCCTATGCACCCTCGAACTCCCTGGACAGCCCTAGATGTTGCCGTCCATTGTGGTGGTTGTACGATGTCGCCAAACCTTGACTTCATCGCGCATCTGTCGCCACGTCGCTTCTATGATGTGGGTGTCCAAGGGTGTGATTGAAAAGGAAATGGCCTTAATCATTttctctaattgattttggtgattgatgaccatcacaatcttatggactaactagtttgcctagtcttcGATTTACAGGTTCATAAGTTCAACAAATCAGATTCTAAGTCAGAAACAGCTCAAAACCAACCAAATAGGGCTAAAACTTGTAATAGATGAACTATGTTTAGTTATAtactttggataagttctaaataccCGTAGAAACCTAATTGATACATCTATGTATGTTGGATAGCTCAGTTTCAACAATTTACActtttggagctagtttgagcaaaaACATGAGTTTGAGTTGGAGAGTATAAAAAGTCGAAGATCCGTGACTTAGACTAGTTGAAAAGTCACTACATATGTTTATCTAAGTCATAGGAACATCCTCAAGGCTAGTAAAAAAGGTTTGAAGAAGTTTTGGGCAAAGAGGAAAGAGTTAGGCTATTGGCCGTGGAACCAGACTGGTCTGGTGGCTATCTAGACTGAGTATGCAGGGAGCATGTAAAACATTTTTGGGCTGGTGCACCAGTGGCATACCGGACCGTCTGATAGCAAGCAACGGTCAACTAACAAGCTTCGGCGGCAACATGCAAGACTAGTCTTACATGGTTCGATGGTGCACTAGATCGACACTGTAGGGCATACGATGCACCACTCAATAGAGAAAAAAATTGTAGCTTTTCTCAAACGACTCTTTTGGTtgtttggggctataaatacccccaaccagcaCATTGAAGCACAAGAACCACTCCAACCTACTACACATTAAGTGCAACATCTCCAAGCTTCCAAAGCCAATCTCATGTCGTATTAGATCGATCTGAGTTTGAGAGCCTTAGCGACTTACACATTTGAGTATTGTGAGGTCTTTTGATCTTGACTTGAGTTTTCATTCTCACTCCTCCCCATTCTTATTGTTGTAAAGCAAGGTAAGAGACTCGGATTCTTTGTGTGGAGGTCCTTGCAGGACTTGGTGTCCCTAAGATAATGAAGAAAACTCATCTGGTATCTATGACcgtgtgagagagggaaagggttgaaatagacctgtcCTTTGTGGACACCTCAACGAGGACGTACGTTCTTTAGAGCGGAACTTCGAAAAACAAATTGTCATGTTCTTTGTGTTGATCATTACATTACAATTTGGTtttccccctcccctctctcttgtTCTCTTGCTTGTGACcattttgagttggctcccaaagtaaTCCACAATCAATTGAGAAACTCTAAGCAAGAACTCTTTCATGTACTCCGATTGGTATTATAATCGTTCTAACTCTAACCTAGGGGTGATGttttgtgtttaagtttgtaaattttaggttttgcctattcaccccctcgacTTTCAGTGATGTTGAACCACCGGAACCTGGTGTCTAGCCTATACTCCTCCATGTTCACCATTGACCAGTGGTCACCTTGGGTCCTATGGCCTTCTTCCACATCTACACATCATCGACATCTACTGCGACGTGCTGCGGCACAAGGGGGAAATGGTGGTTGATAGTCGCCTAAAGGGTGGCTAAATAGACAACACCTAAAATTTCAATACTTAAACAAAACTTAATTCCAATTAAGAGTTAGAACGAGAGAGAATCCTACCGAGGGAAAAGAGTTCTCTTTCACCTGTTGCTTTTATAAGTGCTAAATAAGATTAGAGAGGAACACAAGTGAGTTAGAATGAGATCggggcaagagaacttagaaggaTAAATAGAGGGACAAATTGCAATAGAAGTAACGACGACAAGAAGCACATGATTTGTTTACTAAGGTTCGGCTTCAAAGTACCTACATCCCGTTGAGGTGTCCCTCGGGACTAGGTCTCGctcaaacttgtcaagtgatccacCAAACAACTTGAGCCCTTAGATTTCCTGCTTCCGAGATGCAAGGCACTACACATAATCAAAGCCTCTTGCTAGTGATTACAATTAAGAACACAACGAATCAAGTGCAAAAACACAACCCAAAAGCACAACACAACACCGCAAACTCATATCTCAAGAGCACACTATCTTCTCTTCTCTCTAGAAgactattgaaagggaattaggcttacacctagttcctaaataattttggtggttgaattgcccaacacaaatctttggactaactagtttgctctagtgtataagttatacaggtgtcaaaggttcacacttagccaataaaaagatcaaattttggat
This genomic window contains:
- the LOC109945141 gene encoding uncharacterized protein, which gives rise to MADMVSGVGSQGARPALRWSAAMSGFVLRRFVDLIGTGVRTDKGFKEIHLNSVAKNVSEFCGQEVTGQQVYNHLRKWRSRWVKVCKLKDISGALWDEDTFVISLEEGHYAAYIKDHPKDADYLNRPIENYMAMQIIFGSGVATGRFAMGSNEPLGKPSDIVDILDDGIEVTSEFVDASNLTGKGKTVDKGTPGDSIDTKPMSNLGKRKRYMTDEDVAVFNGMKEAVSDVAAAVRESIHAEAAPGIYNAVINCPGFSREALMYALNHMMEHKATSLVFLDMTPDDRDLWLKTFLAKHYHN